Proteins co-encoded in one bacterium genomic window:
- a CDS encoding OmpA family protein translates to MKKFAPLILVLAVALFASACGQEKPEAELAAAKAAVADAQASGAAQNCPDKLKAAEDELAKGEAQYAAEEYDAAKVSFAETIKLAEIAKNCPPPPPPPPPPTPKPVLKQAPATLPNVYFDYDKYNIRPDQVEKAKQNAAQIKSDHAGTKIMLVGHCDERGTDEYNMALGMRRAKSVQNFLTNMGVAANDLFVKSMGESQPLDPAHNEAAWAKNRRVEFKF, encoded by the coding sequence ATGAAGAAATTTGCCCCGCTCATTCTTGTCCTCGCGGTCGCGCTCTTCGCGTCGGCCTGTGGACAGGAAAAGCCTGAGGCGGAGCTCGCGGCGGCCAAGGCGGCCGTTGCCGATGCTCAGGCTTCCGGCGCCGCACAGAACTGCCCCGACAAGCTCAAGGCCGCCGAGGATGAGCTGGCCAAGGGCGAAGCCCAGTACGCCGCCGAGGAGTACGATGCCGCGAAGGTGTCGTTCGCCGAGACGATCAAGCTGGCGGAAATCGCGAAGAATTGCCCGCCTCCGCCGCCGCCGCCGCCGCCGCCGACGCCGAAGCCCGTGCTGAAGCAAGCGCCGGCCACGCTGCCGAACGTGTACTTCGACTACGACAAGTACAACATCCGTCCCGACCAGGTCGAAAAGGCCAAGCAGAACGCCGCGCAGATCAAGAGCGACCATGCCGGCACCAAGATCATGCTTGTCGGTCACTGCGACGAGCGCGGCACGGATGAGTACAACATGGCGCTCGGTATGCGCCGCGCCAAGTCGGTCCAGAACTTCCTGACCAACATGGGCGTCGCCGCGAACGACCTGTTCGTGAAGTCCATGGGCGAGTCGCAGCCGCTCGATCCGGCCCACAACGAGGCCGCCTGGGCGAAGAATCGCCGCGTCGAGTTCAAGTTCTAG
- the ybgF gene encoding tol-pal system protein YbgF, which produces MTARMNVSRLFAVVLALVLASGCITTQADKQRQSEIERELAEVKRVAQDTKDVLDRNIGQIAEQQVYFDNMQQEFGAMKGAFDEAQFAKERQAKEYDTLRKYLDLQFEKIDKRLTELERKAGIAPGPAIASVPASPGGLIVKDKPEKDQFEEAVLSFKKSRFGEAQKKFEDFLKKFPQSEHAPEAQFYVGESLFRQNKYSDAILAYDEVVTRWAKSKQAPKAALNQAMAFEKMGQKFDAKLFYEKVMSDYPGTEEAKIAAKKLQLLKK; this is translated from the coding sequence ATGACCGCCCGAATGAACGTTTCTCGTCTTTTTGCCGTCGTCCTGGCCCTTGTTCTGGCGTCGGGCTGCATCACGACGCAGGCCGACAAGCAGCGCCAGTCCGAGATCGAGCGCGAGCTCGCCGAGGTCAAGCGCGTCGCGCAGGACACCAAGGATGTGCTCGACCGCAACATCGGCCAGATCGCCGAGCAGCAGGTCTACTTCGACAACATGCAGCAGGAGTTCGGAGCGATGAAGGGCGCGTTCGACGAAGCCCAGTTCGCCAAGGAGCGCCAGGCGAAGGAATACGACACGCTGCGAAAGTATCTGGACCTGCAATTCGAAAAGATCGACAAGCGGCTCACTGAACTCGAGCGCAAGGCGGGGATCGCGCCGGGACCGGCGATCGCCTCGGTTCCGGCGAGCCCGGGCGGCCTGATCGTCAAGGACAAACCCGAAAAAGACCAGTTCGAGGAGGCGGTGCTCTCGTTCAAAAAGTCCCGTTTTGGCGAAGCGCAGAAAAAATTCGAGGATTTTCTAAAAAAGTTTCCGCAGTCGGAACACGCGCCCGAGGCGCAATTCTACGTCGGCGAGAGCCTTTTTAGGCAGAACAAATATTCGGACGCGATCCTCGCCTACGACGAGGTCGTGACGCGGTGGGCCAAGAGCAAACAAGCCCCGAAAGCGGCGCTGAATCAGGCGATGGCCTTTGAAAAGATGGGGCAGAAATTTGATGCAAAACTCTTCTATGAGAAGGTCATGTCGGACTATCCGGGCACCGAGGAAGCCAAGATAGCGGCGAAAAAGCTTCAGTTGTTGAAGAAGTAA